A single Apostichopus japonicus isolate 1M-3 chromosome 11, ASM3797524v1, whole genome shotgun sequence DNA region contains:
- the LOC139976023 gene encoding uncharacterized protein, translated as MARRKVSQILGCIACVVLVAIASGQEAEVLSGPVANQEDNEECFVEDDQADSCNKGYHRNSGHTCGRTRNCCPCQEYTYQPAFNTCQSCILCTNCTAMGKMEIHPCNNSVNAVCGKRLNKTHETFTSATTRPNLSTTLNGTTTPTGTTTLSTQECNCTVPESSLETEDCSCMQTGLIVFFVTMIGTALVTVAFVLYMSERIKAKLETFKSICGMRRYSPTPQ; from the exons ATGGCAAGGCGCAAAGTGAGTCAG ATTCTTGGCTGTATTGCATGCGTTGTATTGGTTGCGATTGCCTCTGGTCAAGAAGCAGAAGTCTTGTCAGGTCCTGTTGCCAACCAAGAAGAT AACGAAGAATGCTTTGTTGAAGATGATCAAGCTGATTCTTGTAATAAAGGTTACCATAGAAACAGTGGCCATACGTGTGGCCGTAC ACGGAACTGCTGCCCATGTCAAGAGTACACATACCAACCTGCTTTCAACACGTGCCAGAGCTGCATTCTCTGTACCAACTGCACTGCAATGGGGAAAATG GAAATTCATCCATGCAACAATTCTGTTAACGCTGTGTGCGGAAAGCGACTCAACAAGACTCATG AGACATTTACAAGTGCCACCACAAGACCCAATTTATCAACAACTCTCAATGGAACCACCACCCCTACTGGAACCACAACCCTGAGTACTCAAGAATGCAATTGCACGGTGCCTGAAAGCTCTCTTGAAACGG AAGATTGCTCTTGTATGCAAACAGGGTTGATTGTCTTCTTCGTAACTATGATTGGCACAGCGCTGGTAACAGTAGCATTTGTGCTATACATGAGCGAGCGGATAAAGGCCAAGCTGGAGACGTTTAAAT CCATATGTGGGATGAGACGTTATTCACCCACACCTCAATAG
- the LOC139975658 gene encoding uncharacterized protein isoform X3: MAGSYKVSKDLKCSLLCLYLVGLFFFTMAQVVEDEDHEAHCPVCSVEENKHCFTSDVDKSCTEGNYRREQCDNSESCCDFCEENTYQPKFNNCKCCILCTNCTELGREELQSCNITHDAKCGNTSASVAPVEEGAFSSIQSTQN, from the exons ATGGCAGGAAGttacaaagtttcaaag GACCTGAAATGTAGCTTGCTATGTTTATATTTAGTAGGCCTTTTTTTCTTTACCATGGCCCAAGTGGTCGAAGATGAAGACCATGAAGCCCATTGTCCAGTTTGCAGCGTAGAAGAG AATAAACACTGCTTTACAAGTGACGTGGATAAATCTTGCACTGAAGGAAACTATAGAAGAGAACAGTGTGATAATTC tGAAAGTTGCTGTGATTTTTGTGAAGAGAACACTTATCAGCCAAAATTCAACAACTGCAAATGTTGCATACTATGCACAAATTGCACTGAACTGGGAAGAGAG GAGTTGCAGTCCTGTAACATCACCCACGATGCTAAGTGTGGAAATACTTCTGCTTCTGTGGCACCAGTTGAAGAAG GAGCATTCTCCAGCATTCAGTCCACTCAAAATTAG